Proteins encoded within one genomic window of Trichoderma asperellum chromosome 2, complete sequence:
- the FMN1 gene encoding riboflavin kinase (BUSCO:EOG092D4G9R) — protein sequence MAARPEIIGSEAGPEKPYPYKMEGKVISGFGRGSKELGIPTANLPVDDALTPWIANIPSGVYFGFASLALPASHPDKPSSTAAEGAFTVFPMVMSIGYNPFYKNTVRSAEVHILHKFGQDFYDAHMRLLILGFIREEKDYKSLEALIEDINFDCEVAKKSLAREAWGWDKGSKEDAEWFVKPL from the exons ATGGCCGCCCGCCCCGAAATCATCGGCTCTGAAGCCGGCCCTGAAAAGCCTTACCCTTACAAGATGGAAGGCAAAGTCATTTCTGGCTTCGGCCGCGGTTCCAAGGAG CTCGGCATCCCAACCGCCAACCTCCCCGTCGACGACGCCCTCACCCCCTGGATCGCAAACATCCCCTCGGGCGTCTACTTCGGCTTCGCCTCCCTCGCCCTGCCCGCCTCCCACCCAGACAAGCCATCCTCTACCGCGGCGGAGGGCGCATTCACCGTCTTCCCCATGGTCATGTCCATCGGCTACAACCCCTTTTACAAAAACACGGTCCGCAGCGCAGAGGTCCACATCCTGCACAAGTTTGGCCAGGACTTTTACGACGCCCACATGCGCCTCCTGATCCTGGGCTTCATCCGCGAGGAGAAGGACTACAAGAGCCTGGAGGCGCTGATTGAGGACATCAACTTTGATTGCGAGGTGGCCAAGAAGAGCCTTGCGAGGGAGGCTTGGGGGTGGGATAAGGGGAGCAAGGAGGATGCGGAGTGGTTTGTTAAGCCTTTatag
- the FMP52 gene encoding Protein fmp52, mitochondrial (EggNog:ENOG41), with amino-acid sequence MASNSAAVFGSTGLVGSFILSNLLATGPFKPVTTIARRAPKAESPNLNSIVDADTNKWPATLIGLSPAPHVTFSAIGTTRAAAGGIENQWKIDHDLNVEVARAAKQAGVKTFVFISSAGSDGLLAATSPYSKMKKGVETTIKELEFDQGIIVRPGFILGEREQGRFVEGLLKGFVHGLSYLGLQDKIGQEAEVIARAAIRATQLADEGKAPSKHWVLGQSDIVKLGRTEWAQSEEKK; translated from the coding sequence atggcctcCAACTCCGCCGCAGTCTTTGGCTCGACCGGCCTCGTCGGCTCCTTCATCCTGTCCAACCTCCTCGCCACCGGCCCCTTCAAGCCCGTCACCACCATCGCCCGCCGCGCGCCAAAGGCCGAGTCGCCCAACCTCAACTCCATCGTCGACGCCGACACCAACAAGTGGCCCGCCACGCTCATCGGCCTCTCGCCCGCGCCGCACGTCACCTTCTCCGCCATCGGCACCACCCGAGCGGCCGCCGGCGGCATCGAAAACCAGTGGAAGATTGACCACGACCTCAACGTCGAGGTTGCGCGCGCCGCGAAGCAGGCCGGCGTCAAGACCTTTGTCTTCATCTCTAGCGCCGGCTCCGATGGCCTCCTGGCGGCTACGTCGCCCTAtagcaagatgaagaagggcGTCGAGACGACGATCAAGGAGCTCGAGTTCGACCAGGGCATCATCGTGCGGCCGGGCTTCATCTTGGGCGAGCGCGAGCAGGGCCGCTTCGTTGAGGGCCTCCTCAAGGGGTTTGTGCACGGCTTGAGCTACCTCGGCTTACAGGACAAGATTGGGCAAGAGGCCGAGGTGATTGCGCGAGCCGCCATTCGGGCCACACAGCTGGCTGATGAAGGCAAAGCTCCAAGCAAGCACTGGGTACTTGGCCAGAGCGACATTGTCAAGCTTGGCCGGACGGAATGGGCGCAGagcgaggagaagaagtaa